In Zalophus californianus isolate mZalCal1 chromosome 16, mZalCal1.pri.v2, whole genome shotgun sequence, the sequence gcagcccctgcccctgcaccctacacccccacccccaccccctccccgtcCCCTCAGGAGCTCAgcctccccaccagcctcccGCCTCTCCTTGATCCACAGAAGCTTCTAAGTCATCCTCACCGGGGAAGCAGCCCCAGCCTCCGAAGCAGAGCGCCCCTGCAGTCCACCTCCGATGCACCATGGACCCTGTGAAAATGACCGTGACCCCCCCACCCACTCGCCGCCACCGCCCCCGGGGCTCTTCGGGCCGCCGTGCCCACCGCCCAGTAGCCTGGGCCCCCGAAACGGACGACGACGAGAAGCCCCCACACCAGCACCCGGCAGTCTGCTCCCACCACTGGGATCAGCCGGCAGACTGGCAGGGCTTCCAGTCCAGCCAGAGGTTCTGGGCTCCCTGGCCCCAGGATGCCGTGGAGCCCCCTCCCCAGACCATTCGCTTCCAGCGGACCATAGGAGGAAGGCCCCTCAAAGGAGAGATGCGGTCAGAGCTGGGCCTCGAGGCCTACGTGTACCCGGtgaaccccccgcccccaggcccacAGGCCCTGAGCCACAAGAACAGCGGGGCGGGGGCCCAGGCCGAGCCGGAACCGTGTGCCCCCAGCCCGCCAGCCCCGCCGCCCCTCCGGGGCCCGGCCATTGT encodes:
- the SPEM1 gene encoding spermatid maturation protein 1 isoform X2; this encodes MAMAERPRPGWAAYHSSNTNSCQDLGNSILLLLGLIICINISINMLWRRLRGFLRQVFRIVYEKEASKSSSPGKQPQPPKQSAPAVHLRCTMDPVKMTVTPPPTRRHRPRGSSGRRAHRPVAWAPETDDDEKPPHQHPAVCSHHWDQPADWQGFQSSQRFWAPWPQDAVEPPPQTIRFQRTIGGRPLKGEMRSELGLEAYVYPVNPPPPGPQALSHKNSGAGAQAEPEPCAPSPPAPPPLRGPAIVPDMPRRHSSGRVVYDARDVRRRLRELTREVEALSHCYPLGSPSSNVAEGTGKDWVYRSVAER
- the SPEM1 gene encoding spermatid maturation protein 1 isoform X1, with product MAMAERPRPGWAAYHSSNTNSCQDLGNSILLLLGLIICINISINMVTLLWRRLRGFLRQVFRIVYEKEASKSSSPGKQPQPPKQSAPAVHLRCTMDPVKMTVTPPPTRRHRPRGSSGRRAHRPVAWAPETDDDEKPPHQHPAVCSHHWDQPADWQGFQSSQRFWAPWPQDAVEPPPQTIRFQRTIGGRPLKGEMRSELGLEAYVYPVNPPPPGPQALSHKNSGAGAQAEPEPCAPSPPAPPPLRGPAIVPDMPRRHSSGRVVYDARDVRRRLRELTREVEALSHCYPLGSPSSNVAEGTGKDWVYRSVAER